The genomic segment AGCACTTTCGAAATGCCAGCTGAAGGTTTTTATTTTCCTGTGTTGGGTTTCTTCtctagtatttttgtttttatttttctgaatgctaccttaatgtgcaagtagctaaaactcgctcattcagaggcggaaaCTGGCGGATGTGTAACAATTTAGTCAtgctccacacttgtaaacactcgctccattaGGCTCTAGGCTTTCAGCAACGCCCACACtcgccaagccgaccaatcacagagcttatgctatgtgtcgttgcgacatgtaattacatttttggtgcaCGTCAGCGTTGGTgtcagccacggcgagggctatgtgaCCACACGAAGGCTGCGCCAGACCATACGCCTGCGCTTGCCGCAAAAGCATAAACCAGCCTTTAAGGTGAACAAATAATCTGTGCAAATGAATCCAGTGAAAAAAAGTTTTGGTTTATTTAATCATAGTCTAAGCATCTGCTTCCGTATTTCGAGTGGGCGGTCCTTCTCCAATGACGTCAGTTTGACTCTTCAGCTACAACTTTAGGCACGtccctcttactgttagtttgctatgatcAAATGATGTGCAAAATTAAAGAGCCACCActactcaatatttagatttagtTAGTAGTTCATCAACatacttaaataaaagttttaaaaacttccaGTTCATGCAGAAAGATttattatacactacctgacaaaagtcttgtcgtcgatcccagttgtaaaagcaacaaatcataacttgacttctagttgatcatttggaaatgtggcaaaaggtagatttttcaaattaattatctgttaaactgcatggttcaggattggctagcccagtcaccagttgtaaatattattgagcatgtctggggtaaaatggacgagggcattgaagatgaatccaaagaatcttgatgaactttgggagtcctgcaagaacagtttctttgccatttcagatgactttattaatcagtgatttgagtcattgcagagatgtatggatgcagtcctccaagctcatgatggagtcagacacaatattcattctgtttccactgcagcatgacgttatattctatactggacattatttctgttcagtggtAAGAATTTTGTCcaagtaaagtcagaccttactgtcctaaataaacaattcaaaatcaatacatgattatattttattttggtaaaataagcataaatcttgagtcctttgcctttcatataagccacttctggcaccaaatgatcaactagaagtcaaattcatatttgtttgttcCTAAAACATGGATAGGCagtaagacttttgtcaggtagtgcatttacatgtttgtgtgtttgtgtgtgtgtgtgtgtgtgtgtgtgtgtgtgtgtgtgtgtgtgtgtgtgtgtgtatataatgaagactatacagtgttattttacatttcattattccaTTTGTGTTCCGTAATACTGTTTGACTTGCATAAAACTGTAAAGTAATGTTTATTTGATGCATATCTTTGCTCTTCTGTACTTATTAATGCTTGTGATTGGTTTATTAGACCAGTGGTACCGCCTGCATCCGTACGGCTGTACGCACTGTGCATACCTAAATCTTTCAaatctttctttacttttttatagAATTTAGTTTGAAAGTATTAATGGCACTGTAGCTGTCCAAGGgactgttgtatgatttaaattatagcctatatatatgcataaataaacatttgtaagTCATTTGTTGTCGCTttgaataaaagcgtctgctaaatgacaatgtaaatgtaaataaacaagtcaaattaatgaataaataaataaaataaatatgcattctGAAATGTCGGTATTGTTTttactcaaataataataataataataataataataactaaaaataaaatgttttataaaaataaaatgagcaatttttacaattttttacgaTTCAATTAAATATAAGTTGGACATTTATGGGGCCATGAAACATGtttcagtgtttgtttgtttttattctctgTGATCTTTAATCCATACTGGATAGCTacgcaaaatattttctaaaatgtgaAGCAGGaatttgtctatagctttaattatgaagacaataaaatattcaaaataacaaaaataaaataataaaaatacaatttctaaattgtaaaaaaaatattcgtttttatttcacttgatgcattcgttattaaatgtttgaatactgaaataacagCCATCAGAAGTGGACGGGGTggtgctggatttgtgcgtaccttggaataaaatcctgcaggcgcccctgTATTATACTACTGTTTATTATAGCAAAAGCACtgtcctacaaaatcatcccaattactctaaaaaattatatatttttccctaAATAGATtcattcaagtcatctggtgaaattatacttGATATCTCAATATGtattacagaaaaaataaatctatgcaatgtcagtttttcacCAAATACCATGCAGCCCTATCTCCATAAAAAAAAGATGGTTTGATGCATAACTTGACTTGTATTATTAGTCAAAAATCTTGTTCACCAATTTATGTTAATCTACAATAAAAATGTTTGCCTAGAGCTCCAAAATGTGTTATTTCATTATTGAATAGACCGGTGTTCCTACAAAattgtctgttttttgttttaattgtgaaaAGCTAAAAGCCGAGCACTCGGTTCTGTAGTTGAACTGCATGTTGCAGACCAATTATCTACACAGCCCAATGGACAGAGCAAAGTGGGTTGATTTTACTTGCGGAATGATCTTGACTACAGAGCCCAGACcaatgaactgtgtgtgtgtgtgtgtgtgtgtgtgtgtggttcagtTGGGTTCAGTTCTTCTTTttctattttctgtaaagctgtttTAGATTAGGGGCTGTATTTGTTCAAATCGAGGATTAGTCAAATTAGAAAGCATTTTTTGAATACTTATGTACTACTAATGTACAGGCATTTATAGATTtacacattaaaaacaaacaaataaaagtaacatAACAAACGTCCCCAAAATTCATTTCCCCTTTGCGACTTTAACAGAATAGACATAATGCTAAATAATTTGGTCTaaattttgcaggacaccggccctccaggactgagtttggacccCCCTGATACAGACAACGTAAACCCCTATTGTCAGTACAGCTTCTAGAGGGTGCACATCGGGTGTTGGAAGTTGGAAGTAACGCACACCAGAcatgcacattcgcatgttatttaatataaaactatgcagatggcgctctagcgtgggcagaaatatgaacagtgtcccaGTGAGTTGTAGCTGGGGGCCACGGACAGCTGCTAAATTGTGGCATCATGCGTACCCTGAGAGAAATCGGTGTTGAGCAGTGAATCCAGTGTGCGACACccaacccccacccccccccctcttcaaaaaataaataaatataaaaataaaaaaataaatcacttttattgtcacatcatcaacAGTACGTGTGCTatatgagtgaaaagcttaggtgctggctccagacagtgcaaaatacaacgacattgcaaaatacagacaatgcaaatacaacgacaagtCTAAAGACAATATTCTAACCCATTTTGGGAATTGACAATAAAGGTTTTTGAAGTTGAAATTAAAACTTTGGTGTTGTATCTGATGTGAAAGGTATGGTTACTACAAGGTAACCAATCATGAACATGAAAAGATCATTAATCTATATCAATGGGATTTCAAAATACTGGAATGATTTAGAaacttgtcatcatttactcactcgttACTTGTTTCATACCAGTTTTTTtcctgttgaaaacaaaataagatgTATTGAAGAgtgttggaaacttgtaaccgtCGACTTCCCTAGTAGAAAGAACAAATACTATGCAAATCAATGATTACCAGCAtttttcagtatatcttccttcgtgtttaacaaaagaaagtcaaaccggtttggaaaaagtaaagagttagtaaatgatggccaacgaattaatacatttttgggtgaactatccattttaggTAACCCCCTAATTCTAAGAAATGTTAAAATTCTAAACATGTATAAAAGGGAGACAGAAAGCATATTTTTTTAAGCTATACACATGAACTCTATTGGTCAAAGGGACCACATGACTCTTCAATCTCTGGATAAAGCAATCAAGTCATAGTGGCATTGTCCCTCACTGCACATTGTGCTTCACTGAGTCAGAGACTATTGAGGCTTGAACATTTGACCATTATTTTGCTCCTTAATGGTCAGATAGTTAATGTTAAGTGTTTCAGGCATGTCCAATGATGCATGGGCTAACCTTCTACTCCTCTCTTTTCACAGAACTCAATACGACATAACCTGTCGCTCCATAGTCGCTTTGTCAGAGTCCAAAATGAAGGAACAGGAAAGAGTTCATGGTGGATGGTCAACCCTGATGGTGGAAAAGGGGGCAAAGCTCCACGCAGGCGTGCAGTATCAATGGACAACAGTAATAAGCTCATCAAGAGCGCCCGTGGCCGTGCCGCAAAGAAGAAAGCCGCTCTGCAGGCATCCCAGGACGGAAGCTCTGAGAGTTCCTCCAGTCTGTCCAAATGGACCGGCAGCCCCACGTCCCGTAGTAGTGACGAGCTAGATGCTTGGACAGATTTTCGTTCTCGCACTAATTCTAATGCCAGCACCCTCAGTGGACGTCTTTCCCCAATTCTAGCCAACCTGGAGGTGGATGAAGTTCCCGATGATGACTCTCCCCTGTCACCCATGCTGTACTCCAGCCCCAGCAGTATGTCTCCGTCCACTGGGCTCACCGAACTGCCACGTCTAGCTGACCTTGCAGGAACTATGAACCTCAACGATGGCCTCTCTGACAACCTAATGGATGACCTTCTGGACAACATCAGCTTGACGGCTTCACAGTCTCCGGGCCATGATGAGAGTGGAGCCAACCTACAGGGAAGCCCTGTGTTTACCTTCAGCTGCTCTGGGAGCAGTCTGGCAATTCCCTCCGGCAGCTATGGCACCAACTCCCTGTTTAGCCCTCCATCAGTCACTGGGCTGAGACAGTCTCCAATGCAAACCATCCAGGAAAACAAGCAGGCAACATTCTCCTGCGGTTCCCTCTTTAGTGAGCAGAGTCTGCAGGATTTGCTCAGCTCTGAGTCCAGTAGTCGCAGTGATGTCCTTCTTACCCAATCTGACCCGCTTATGTCTCAAGCCAGTGCCTCCGTTTCCTCTCAGAATGCTCGTCGCATTTTGTTGCGTAATGACCCCATGATGTCCAACCAGGCTGGGCCTGCAGGACAAGCAGGGCTCAAAAAGGCATCGCCATCTGGATGGCGGATGAACTGCGTCCCGAGCAGCGAGTCAGACTACCAAAGCTTGATGAAGCAACTCCAACAGTCTCCCTTCAGAAGCACATCTATGCAGCTCAACTCCTCCGATTCATTGTTGGCAGGTCTCAACGGCAGCGTGACCTCTGCTCAGTCGGTGTCTCAGGACCGTTTCTCATCTGACTTGGATCTTGAGGCATTCAGTGGCAGTTTCGATTGCGATATGGACATCATAACCCGCAACGATCTGATGGATGCCGAAGGCCTGGAGCTCAGCTTTGATTCCCATCTCATCTCCTCTCAGAATGCTAACCTGACTTCAGGGAGCTTCTCCAGAACCAAACGAACCTCCTCCCAAAGCTGGGTGCCAGGCTGATCCAGGCCCAGGAATGTAGGGACGGGGCAGAACACCGCATTTGAGCCAACTGTCCACTGTAAAGCAACTGTATATTATGCTGTAGAAAAGCTATTTGACATCCATTGGAATGAGTTTGAGTTAACGTCAATGATTTACCCAGTCGGTGTTGTAGTTTTGTGGCTGTATGTTTTGTATTGTCATGATTGAGGCTGGTTTGATGGACGGATAAAGAGTTCCAACAGAATTAACCTTGCTTTAGGTGCTGCAGGTTTATCTATTTGCCAATGACAAGGTATTGAACTCTGCTCGAGTATGGTAAGTGGAGGACTGTAGAGAGAACTTGGCTTGAGCCAACAGTACTTCCCTTAGTCTATCTAGAATAAAAATCTTTAAAGAAACGCTTCtctttttttgaaaataggctcattttacaacttctagagctgatctccaggtctggcaggagcacttttcgCTTGGCTTAGTATACATCATTGACACTGCGTAATAgttgcgcctgctgcagccattCTTGTTTATTACAGTGGATgacagtatagttcctagcccAGGCATGtaaaaactcggtcctggagggtcagtgtcctgcaaagtttagttccaaccccaatcagacacacctgggctagctaatcaagctcttactaggctttctagaaacatccttgcaggtgtgttgaggcaagttggagctaaaatctgcagaacatggccctccaggacaaagtttggacaccactgtccTTGCCATATCAgcctacactcttagaaataaacgTACACGAGTTGTCACTAgggtggtacattttcaaaaggtacatatttgtacttcaagggttcatattggtacctcaaaaatatatattagtacctaaatttTTAAGAgtattttaggtactaatatgtacccttgaggtattaaaatggaccttttaggtacacatttgtaccatttgaaaaggtaccaccctagtgacagctcacataccttttatttctgagagtgtagaaaaTGGTAGAATTTAAATTTTACGCCCGTCTTGGTGCACAGTGTAACAACAGAAGAGTCCGTATAAATTTTAGATGGGAAAATTATCTGTTGGATCATTTTTCAGTGAGAGGCTAATGGTctattcaatgatctatgctaggctaagctaaaagtgctcctgccagacctggagatgagctaaatggattcaaaaatag from the Danio rerio strain Tuebingen ecotype United States chromosome 17, GRCz12tu, whole genome shotgun sequence genome contains:
- the foxo3a gene encoding forkhead box protein O3a; the encoded protein is MAEELDKPLAVDVDIDPDFEPQKRPRSCTWPLPRPESNSGKAEPSDVGIIPEEEVDENGTDDACASGDITGASKPASVTEGDPSSAAALPAIETNASANDKDIYGSPGSSQHALAACSDSSINGLIPQQPRKSSARRNAWGNYSYADLITQAIESSPEKRLTLAQIYDWMVRNVPYFKDKGDSNSSAGWKNSIRHNLSLHSRFVRVQNEGTGKSSWWMVNPDGGKGGKAPRRRAVSMDNSNKLIKSARGRAAKKKAALQASQDGSSESSSSLSKWTGSPTSRSSDELDAWTDFRSRTNSNASTLSGRLSPILANLEVDEVPDDDSPLSPMLYSSPSSMSPSTGLTELPRLADLAGTMNLNDGLSDNLMDDLLDNISLTASQSPGHDESGANLQGSPVFTFSCSGSSLAIPSGSYGTNSLFSPPSVTGLRQSPMQTIQENKQATFSCGSLFSEQSLQDLLSSESSSRSDVLLTQSDPLMSQASASVSSQNARRILLRNDPMMSNQAGPAGQAGLKKASPSGWRMNCVPSSESDYQSLMKQLQQSPFRSTSMQLNSSDSLLAGLNGSVTSAQSVSQDRFSSDLDLEAFSGSFDCDMDIITRNDLMDAEGLELSFDSHLISSQNANLTSGSFSRTKRTSSQSWVPG